One region of Solanum pennellii chromosome 6, SPENNV200 genomic DNA includes:
- the LOC107022908 gene encoding uncharacterized protein LOC107022908, producing MACWSPESATKAYLKAIKMGKSAKEPDVSEFISALVAGNNAQLMVVACAGAADSTTLALVAAAQQTGGRVVCILREFDKLNPSIEFLQHNAMHVEFVIGDAKTLLVNDYRRADCVVIDCNINNFERIFKTARGIGGSNAFVLGYNALQMGSWRCASFNAHLLPIGEGGLWMTRMTRKGSDLGVSEKKSRWIVKVDQCTGEEHVFRVRSPHGKSLEA from the exons ATGGCATGCTGGTCACCTGAAAGTGCAACCAAAGCCTATCTCAAAGCAATAAAAATG gGAAAGAGTGCTAAAGAGCCAGATGTATCAGAATTCATCTCAGCACTTGTTGCTGGAAACAATGCACAACTGATGGTCGTGGCGTGTGCTGGTGCAGCCGATTCCACCACACTAGCCCTTGTGGCTGCAGCTCAGCAAACTGGTGGTAGAGTCGTTTGCATTCTCCGTGAATTCGATAAATTAAATCCATCCATTGAATTTCTACAACATAACGCTATGCACGTTGAATTTGTAATTGGAGATGCCAAAACTCTACTAGTAAACGATTATAGAAGAGCAGATTGTGTAGTAATTGATTGCAACATTAACAACTTTGAACGTATTTTTAAAACAGCACGAGGAATTGGGGGAAGTAATGCCTTTGTTTTAGGGTACAACGCGTTGCAAATGGGATCGTGGAGATGTGCAAGCTTTAATGCGCATTTGTTACCCATAGGAGAAGGTGGTTTATGGATGACTAGAATGACACGAAAAGGCAGTGATTTAGGCGTTTCGGAGAAAAAGAGTCGTTGGATCGTTAAAGTGGATCAATGTACAGGGGAAGAACATGTATTCAGGGTCAGATCTCCACATGGAAAATCACTCGAAGCATAG